A part of Desulfovibrio sp. JC010 genomic DNA contains:
- a CDS encoding glycosyltransferase, with protein sequence MAESAMKIPVVWVLLPAFNEEKSFATLFSQLDDVFKELKQEYRIVVVNDGSTDDSAPLLERLSGEYPLEVLTHVINRGLGETERDGFEFIAQKSGAEDVIVRLDCDVTHDPMFIKALLDKMAEGYDAVNTSRFQPGGGQTGVSGYRAFISYMANLFMRVIFNLPQVKDYSCGFRAYRASIIKDAIGIFGNGFIQLKGLGFTSTLEMIVKLKLLGCRFAEVPFVLRYDLKPSESKMITSLTTLGYLVMAFIYHWPFGGWRSYYKKLAPTYKKSREQAFSRYAVPSDRPAICRIGG encoded by the coding sequence ATGGCTGAGTCTGCAATGAAAATTCCGGTTGTTTGGGTTTTACTGCCCGCCTTTAACGAGGAAAAATCTTTTGCCACTTTATTCAGTCAGCTTGATGATGTTTTTAAAGAGCTGAAGCAGGAATACCGGATTGTGGTGGTGAATGACGGAAGTACTGATGACAGCGCGCCCCTGCTTGAGCGGCTTTCCGGAGAATATCCTCTGGAAGTGCTTACCCATGTTATCAACAGGGGGCTAGGCGAGACTGAGCGGGACGGCTTTGAATTCATTGCGCAGAAGTCCGGGGCCGAGGATGTCATTGTCCGTCTGGACTGCGATGTTACCCACGATCCCATGTTCATTAAGGCTCTGCTCGACAAGATGGCTGAAGGGTACGACGCGGTCAATACTTCCCGCTTTCAACCGGGTGGAGGGCAGACCGGGGTAAGCGGCTACCGTGCTTTTATCAGCTATATGGCTAATCTTTTCATGCGCGTCATTTTTAACCTGCCGCAGGTAAAGGATTATTCCTGCGGGTTCAGGGCTTACCGGGCATCCATAATCAAGGATGCCATAGGGATTTTCGGTAATGGCTTTATTCAGCTCAAAGGGTTGGGGTTTACCTCTACACTGGAAATGATCGTCAAACTGAAACTGCTCGGTTGCCGTTTTGCGGAAGTGCCCTTCGTACTCCGCTACGATTTGAAACCGTCAGAGAGTAAAATGATCACCAGCCTGACCACTCTCGGCTATCTGGTCATGGCCTTTATATATCACTGGCCCTTTGGCGGCTGGAGAAGCTATTACAAAAAACTGGCACCAACATATAAAAAATCGCGCGAACAGGCATTTTCCCGGTATGCTGTTCCTTCGGACCGACCTGCGATTTGCCGTATCGGCGGATAG
- a CDS encoding radical SAM protein gives MNSPSIPIISRIAIFAAGRSPACRRALEGMSDSLPVLPRWAREGREILHGWFRRSLSAEQTEKRGGDPETMERNCLTSYCSVSAFAALDKKMTYVAQKLGRSHVGGLTGAVLGCDWGYDVLYAAHRWNPASLLGLDSNGKYAMHAQDLLQRWRKKGLFHNVEIVAGGEDHLALQPEFFDFIIIKKSFSLMDIGSSRQELFTACAALKKGGVLLILCADKQDMAQEDIFQTLEVAGCPHAEVVSVPGTKHAIVVVKARHEELGRMDELLAKAGQDDYSLVSRLDDSGLPDDTAEERERKLLSLIDAKQSVLETLPLNYMLKVTSRCNIRCRFCDYSDIKRHYTVSPIHLHQIMATLGGTKSLSLSGGEPLLHPTTRLFMEKGAEFPDLKISLASNMLLASRDIDVMAESLYHVACSLDAATKGNYELVRTRSNWETVVGNLSALTQRREKLGYTHPTLSLSFIVMGHNIDEMADFVSLAGELGAGGVTFHWLCWTLTPRSFHSMMVDLTDDDVAHRLCAAIVEAVQRAARLGLDCLIGKVATRVLRERPELYEEYGLAKHCPPAGLAWGGGDIELKGYPCAMPFTWMRMTSPINACFCHNSLPKFRYIPIKSSGSLLENWNNDLFREAREHFYAGSFEQVCSPDCLYYQKFLKK, from the coding sequence TTGAACAGCCCCAGTATACCCATAATTTCCCGTATTGCGATTTTTGCGGCAGGCCGCTCTCCCGCATGCCGCCGCGCGCTTGAGGGGATGAGTGACAGTCTGCCTGTTCTGCCTCGTTGGGCGCGGGAAGGCCGGGAAATTTTGCATGGCTGGTTTAGGCGGAGCCTCAGCGCGGAACAGACTGAAAAGCGGGGCGGCGATCCCGAGACCATGGAACGAAATTGCCTGACCAGCTATTGTTCGGTGAGTGCCTTTGCAGCTTTGGATAAAAAAATGACCTATGTGGCGCAGAAACTCGGGCGGTCGCATGTCGGAGGACTGACGGGAGCGGTGCTCGGCTGTGACTGGGGATATGATGTGCTGTACGCGGCACATAGATGGAATCCCGCCTCCCTTCTGGGTTTGGATTCCAACGGCAAGTACGCCATGCATGCTCAGGATTTGCTACAACGCTGGCGCAAGAAAGGGCTTTTTCATAATGTGGAAATTGTTGCCGGAGGCGAAGATCATCTGGCGCTGCAGCCGGAATTTTTTGACTTTATCATCATAAAAAAAAGTTTTTCCCTGATGGACATAGGTTCCTCCCGGCAGGAGCTTTTCACTGCGTGTGCCGCACTGAAAAAGGGCGGCGTGCTTTTGATCCTCTGCGCAGATAAACAGGATATGGCGCAAGAGGATATTTTTCAAACGCTGGAGGTTGCCGGATGTCCGCATGCCGAGGTTGTTTCGGTTCCCGGAACTAAACACGCGATTGTGGTCGTCAAAGCCCGCCATGAAGAACTTGGCAGAATGGACGAATTGCTGGCAAAGGCCGGACAGGATGATTATTCACTTGTCAGTCGGCTTGATGACAGCGGTCTCCCGGATGATACGGCCGAAGAGCGTGAGCGGAAACTGCTTTCCCTGATAGATGCGAAGCAAAGCGTGCTGGAAACGCTGCCGCTGAATTATATGCTGAAGGTAACCAGCCGCTGCAATATACGCTGCCGTTTTTGTGATTATTCGGACATCAAAAGACATTATACGGTTTCACCCATCCACCTGCATCAGATAATGGCAACCCTTGGCGGAACAAAGAGTCTTTCGCTCAGCGGCGGAGAGCCGCTTTTGCACCCAACCACCAGACTGTTCATGGAAAAAGGGGCGGAGTTTCCGGACCTTAAGATTTCGCTGGCTTCCAACATGCTCTTGGCGTCCCGGGATATCGATGTGATGGCCGAGAGTCTGTACCATGTGGCCTGCTCGCTGGATGCCGCTACGAAAGGAAATTACGAGCTGGTCCGGACCAGAAGCAATTGGGAAACAGTTGTCGGCAACCTTTCCGCCCTTACGCAGCGCAGGGAGAAACTGGGGTATACCCATCCCACGCTTTCCCTCAGCTTTATTGTCATGGGACATAATATCGATGAGATGGCTGATTTTGTTTCTCTTGCCGGAGAACTGGGTGCTGGCGGGGTTACTTTTCACTGGCTCTGCTGGACTCTCACCCCACGCTCCTTTCACTCGATGATGGTCGATCTGACCGATGATGATGTTGCCCATCGGTTGTGTGCGGCAATAGTGGAAGCGGTGCAACGGGCTGCCCGGCTGGGGCTCGACTGCCTGATCGGCAAAGTTGCAACGAGGGTTCTCCGGGAAAGGCCGGAACTTTATGAAGAGTACGGGCTGGCAAAGCACTGCCCGCCCGCCGGATTAGCGTGGGGAGGCGGTGATATTGAACTGAAAGGTTACCCGTGCGCCATGCCTTTTACCTGGATGCGGATGACTTCGCCGATTAATGCCTGTTTTTGTCATAACAGTCTGCCGAAATTCCGCTACATTCCCATCAAGTCATCGGGATCATTACTGGAAAATTGGAACAATGATCTTTTCAGGGAAGCCAGAGAACATTTTTATGCCGGATCATTTGAACAGGTCTGTTCACCTGATTGCCTTTATTATCAGAAATTTTTGAAGAAATAA
- a CDS encoding sulfotransferase → METKSGIPASLSGTPVLIGGWPRSGTSLLTAMLGCAPGHVQGYELHLRKPSFVTGLSGRYTRNIFSSLGLNGEEYDAVCAGIDLTPMNLGAWTGPVDFVSGEEATGLETGNFSGEFFARAYLADRLMNRLAELQQAGSWGFKILGDAAYAEEYSRVWPEARFVMIHRDPRDSLPSTLKHLMPQLCAEDGDNSSGLRRLAEDWLFTVTSWLKFSARPDVQSMDIRYEDLVTLPGEILEGLASFLQMDLSGALDFYCTDDTARQAGRYDHLAGLRRPLHADGIGSGRRGLSSGEEAAILDVCADTMSILDYVD, encoded by the coding sequence ATGGAAACGAAAAGTGGGATTCCGGCCAGCCTATCTGGTACTCCGGTCCTCATAGGCGGCTGGCCGCGCTCCGGGACTTCTCTGCTCACAGCCATGCTCGGTTGCGCTCCCGGACATGTGCAGGGTTATGAATTGCATCTGCGCAAGCCGAGCTTTGTGACCGGACTTTCCGGGAGGTATACCCGGAATATTTTTTCCTCGCTGGGGCTTAACGGCGAAGAATACGACGCTGTCTGCGCCGGGATTGACCTGACTCCAATGAATCTGGGGGCGTGGACCGGGCCTGTTGACTTTGTTTCGGGTGAGGAAGCCACGGGGCTGGAAACAGGTAATTTCTCCGGCGAATTTTTCGCCCGCGCGTATCTGGCGGATCGGCTCATGAACAGGCTCGCTGAATTGCAACAGGCCGGTTCATGGGGCTTCAAGATTCTGGGCGATGCGGCATATGCAGAAGAATACTCCCGCGTTTGGCCAGAGGCCCGGTTTGTCATGATCCACCGGGACCCCCGGGATTCCCTGCCGTCAACACTCAAGCACCTCATGCCTCAGTTGTGCGCTGAGGACGGGGATAATTCTTCCGGGCTGCGCCGCTTGGCAGAAGATTGGCTTTTTACGGTCACCAGCTGGCTGAAATTCTCCGCCCGACCGGACGTACAGAGCATGGATATCCGGTATGAAGATCTGGTTACCCTTCCGGGGGAAATTCTCGAAGGCTTGGCTTCTTTTTTGCAGATGGATCTTTCAGGGGCACTTGATTTTTACTGCACGGATGACACCGCGCGTCAGGCCGGACGGTATGACCATCTTGCCGGATTGCGCCGCCCTCTGCATGCTGATGGTATCGGGAGCGGCAGGCGCGGGCTGAGCAGTGGAGAAGAAGCCGCCATACTGGATGTTTGCGCGGATACAATGAGCATCTTGGATTATGTGGATTGA
- a CDS encoding methyltransferase, translated as MTANSVPALILPSRQEILRLQEHENAWYLSGAFDLVVRKHGLLGVDPFYGDLRGAAYGFLGRNTVWRSEWENSPLVIEAPLDASVCAALDVKCIETSAADIFLEELNIGCGYSSCKVRKIPAKGKDYSDPFSFSPQDSRWCRGEFSVKFFQPDERWKPLLHGVTPDGKKGIVAVTDGVRLVLGFPFFDISVYQHSLPPLGDTGYYSMEVNRPTWKLEGWLMDQAERLFSEAGCPVLRAHDWPEGYTAAFSVRHDMDRPVGADDLASILQTYDELKLRASFFFLTRTAKAGLISLLRERGHEIALHTEASSAVGLGEEKQRLENIMGEPVSGFTTHGGRGGVGYLGATHYAWGEENGFGYGELLGKDNKLPHCGFNLGSGVPRASGIMVPGVHSSLDTGMKPEAHNLELLLRYLPTRLREGAHCVVMNHPDIHLPQLAELLGELDFGSVWKAPLGTVCQWNATLKASSRVSHDGDRIVLEFERPLSHAAAIRFSDRVGSKNFSIPEGAVRFEVDRKTGKGQVMHEEDRLQRFFPTIERLIVQDFEAQGMTREQAAGTLRVNTEMLTGRTRMLVGGLRLSSGHHVAELGCGFGFCALGLHRVSGARVTGFDINPRFLKLGDALLETHPELNRFLSFRQLDYVEDAPGEREYDAVILNNTFCYIVGRERQRAAIENIRKSLVPGGAVCFYQFNPWFFREPFTKLPFVHWLPRTAGDMVARKLGRRQLSDLDYVSPVRLRTMLQKAGFGNVRFLPGGSPFSWRRPKRSFFPYYAMTARLC; from the coding sequence ATGACGGCAAACTCTGTCCCGGCTCTCATTCTGCCGTCCCGGCAGGAAATTTTGCGCCTTCAGGAGCATGAAAACGCATGGTATCTGAGCGGCGCGTTCGATCTGGTGGTCAGGAAGCATGGACTGTTGGGGGTTGACCCTTTTTATGGCGATCTTCGGGGGGCTGCGTATGGTTTTCTGGGGCGTAATACGGTGTGGCGGTCAGAATGGGAGAACTCTCCTTTAGTTATTGAAGCTCCGTTGGACGCGAGTGTCTGTGCGGCTTTGGATGTGAAATGCATTGAAACCAGCGCGGCAGATATTTTTCTGGAGGAGCTTAACATCGGTTGCGGTTATTCCAGCTGCAAAGTGCGTAAGATTCCTGCCAAAGGTAAGGATTATTCAGACCCGTTCTCATTTAGTCCCCAAGATTCACGTTGGTGCCGGGGTGAATTCTCCGTGAAGTTTTTCCAGCCCGATGAGAGATGGAAACCGTTGTTGCACGGGGTGACCCCGGACGGCAAAAAAGGCATCGTCGCCGTGACGGACGGAGTGCGGCTTGTTCTAGGATTTCCTTTTTTTGATATATCCGTGTACCAGCACAGCCTGCCTCCACTGGGAGATACGGGGTACTACTCCATGGAAGTCAACCGTCCCACATGGAAGCTGGAAGGCTGGCTCATGGATCAGGCTGAGCGTCTTTTTTCAGAGGCGGGATGTCCTGTACTGCGCGCTCATGACTGGCCTGAAGGATATACTGCTGCTTTTTCTGTTCGTCATGATATGGACAGGCCGGTCGGTGCGGATGATCTTGCGTCCATTTTACAAACCTATGACGAGCTGAAACTGCGGGCATCGTTCTTTTTCCTGACCCGGACGGCCAAGGCCGGACTTATATCTCTGCTTCGGGAGCGCGGGCATGAAATTGCGCTGCACACCGAGGCCTCTTCAGCGGTGGGGCTGGGTGAAGAGAAGCAACGTCTTGAAAATATCATGGGCGAGCCTGTGTCCGGTTTTACGACGCATGGGGGGCGCGGAGGTGTAGGATACCTGGGTGCGACCCATTATGCATGGGGAGAGGAAAACGGATTCGGTTACGGAGAATTGCTGGGCAAGGACAACAAATTGCCCCACTGCGGGTTTAATCTGGGGAGCGGGGTGCCGCGAGCCTCTGGAATTATGGTTCCCGGTGTTCACAGCAGTCTGGATACCGGCATGAAGCCGGAGGCGCATAACCTGGAGCTGCTGCTGCGTTATCTTCCGACCCGTTTGCGGGAAGGAGCGCACTGTGTGGTCATGAATCACCCTGATATCCACCTGCCGCAGTTGGCGGAACTGCTGGGTGAATTGGATTTTGGTTCCGTCTGGAAGGCACCGCTCGGCACTGTCTGCCAATGGAACGCAACCTTAAAAGCGAGCAGCCGGGTCAGCCATGACGGTGATCGAATCGTGCTGGAGTTCGAGCGGCCGCTGAGCCACGCTGCTGCAATAAGATTTTCTGACCGCGTCGGGAGCAAAAATTTTTCTATCCCGGAGGGAGCTGTAAGGTTTGAGGTGGATCGTAAAACAGGCAAGGGGCAGGTAATGCATGAAGAGGATCGGCTGCAGCGTTTTTTTCCGACCATTGAGCGGCTGATTGTTCAGGATTTCGAGGCTCAGGGTATGACGCGGGAGCAGGCAGCCGGAACATTGCGCGTGAATACTGAAATGCTAACGGGGCGAACCCGCATGCTTGTCGGAGGGCTTCGGTTGTCGTCCGGGCATCATGTGGCGGAGCTTGGCTGCGGTTTTGGATTTTGTGCTCTCGGCCTGCACCGGGTGAGTGGAGCGCGGGTGACCGGATTTGACATTAATCCACGTTTTTTGAAACTGGGTGACGCATTGCTGGAAACACATCCCGAATTGAACCGGTTTCTTTCTTTCCGGCAGTTGGATTATGTGGAGGATGCACCCGGCGAAAGGGAATATGATGCTGTAATCCTCAACAATACTTTTTGTTATATCGTAGGGCGCGAGCGTCAGCGGGCAGCCATTGAAAATATTCGCAAAAGTCTTGTGCCCGGCGGAGCGGTCTGCTTTTACCAGTTTAACCCGTGGTTTTTCCGCGAGCCGTTTACCAAGTTGCCCTTCGTGCATTGGCTGCCCAGAACAGCTGGGGATATGGTTGCCCGCAAGCTGGGGCGGCGACAGCTTTCCGATCTGGATTATGTTTCCCCGGTCCGGTTGCGCACCATGTTGCAAAAAGCCGGGTTCGGCAATGTCCGTTTTTTGCCGGGAGGATCACCTTTTTCATGGCGTCGCCCCAAGCGGTCCTTTTTTCCTTACTACGCAATGACGGCGAGATTATGTTAA
- a CDS encoding glycosyltransferase family 4 protein → MIKNNAIGMVVLNSVSHDARVIKEAETLSAAGHKVTIYGIQDVRDSRAENLLPAGTRIVRVPWQEKKDKLLLLRGAAFTFAAGTGLFCLLLLGVILNRDFTAAVQDIVYRAVGSIGPLFILLYVVGVLFFALATVKGAHFMLNRYASYDQSKRNRKIGAATAAQPSASAQSSEAPRSSAVKKTAVSKPPKVKAVSKPSRLAALMNAFPLQKYLSQYVFYRIVGHEIRGALKKDAPGIVHCHDLNSMPIGVAHKRETGCELTYDSHEIYEELSLFTPFQRWYYARLQRQIAPYVDRFITVNDHIADFLTAKYPALPEAVVIRNATFPAEVVPADGRLHRAAGLESGTRILLYQGGFARFRGLDVLVRSGPLLPEGWVLVMMGWGAYESALRSIAHEVDPQGTRIRFIPPAAQSELPLWTSGASLGAIPYENVCLNHWFCSPNKLWEYPNAGVPILASPFPVLKDAVEECGIGMLLDDPVTAEGIAAAVARFDEGAEQKMVANCRAFIARDNWHVYAERLLKMYEFPEVQRRAGV, encoded by the coding sequence GTGATAAAAAATAACGCCATTGGGATGGTTGTTCTTAATTCTGTAAGCCATGACGCCCGAGTGATCAAGGAAGCAGAAACTCTTTCTGCGGCAGGGCACAAGGTTACCATCTACGGCATTCAGGATGTGCGGGACAGCCGGGCGGAAAATCTTCTGCCTGCAGGAACCCGGATTGTCCGCGTCCCATGGCAGGAAAAGAAGGACAAGCTTCTTCTGCTGCGGGGGGCGGCGTTCACCTTTGCTGCGGGAACCGGGTTATTCTGCCTGCTGCTTCTCGGCGTAATCCTTAACAGGGATTTCACTGCGGCCGTTCAGGATATCGTCTACCGGGCTGTAGGCTCTATCGGTCCGCTTTTCATACTGCTTTACGTTGTTGGCGTGCTTTTTTTTGCTCTGGCTACCGTCAAGGGAGCACATTTTATGCTCAACCGGTATGCCAGCTATGACCAGAGTAAACGAAACCGGAAAATCGGGGCCGCCACTGCCGCACAACCTTCCGCTTCCGCGCAGTCTTCCGAAGCTCCCAGGTCCTCCGCAGTAAAAAAAACTGCCGTTTCAAAACCTCCGAAAGTAAAGGCCGTTTCGAAGCCGTCCCGGCTGGCGGCTCTGATGAATGCTTTTCCCTTGCAGAAGTACCTTTCGCAATATGTCTTTTATCGCATTGTCGGACATGAAATCCGGGGTGCGTTGAAAAAAGATGCGCCCGGAATTGTGCACTGCCACGACCTCAACAGCATGCCTATCGGGGTGGCGCACAAGAGGGAGACCGGCTGTGAGCTTACCTATGACAGTCATGAGATTTATGAAGAGCTGAGTCTGTTCACTCCTTTTCAACGCTGGTATTACGCCCGTCTGCAACGGCAGATTGCGCCTTATGTTGACCGTTTTATAACGGTTAACGATCATATTGCTGATTTTCTGACCGCTAAATATCCGGCCCTGCCGGAGGCCGTAGTGATCAGGAATGCGACCTTCCCGGCCGAGGTTGTTCCAGCGGACGGACGGCTGCACCGTGCAGCGGGGCTTGAATCCGGCACCCGCATTCTGCTCTATCAGGGAGGGTTCGCCCGGTTTCGCGGGTTGGATGTTCTGGTGCGTTCCGGGCCGCTGCTGCCTGAAGGATGGGTGCTGGTCATGATGGGATGGGGTGCTTATGAATCCGCTTTGCGCTCCATTGCCCATGAAGTAGATCCGCAAGGAACCCGTATCCGTTTTATTCCTCCCGCTGCGCAGTCGGAGCTGCCTTTGTGGACCAGCGGTGCCTCGCTTGGGGCCATTCCTTATGAAAATGTCTGCCTCAATCACTGGTTTTGCTCCCCCAACAAATTGTGGGAATATCCCAATGCGGGTGTTCCTATTCTGGCCAGTCCTTTTCCCGTATTGAAAGACGCGGTGGAAGAGTGCGGCATAGGGATGCTGCTGGATGACCCGGTGACAGCGGAAGGTATCGCCGCAGCTGTGGCCCGCTTTGACGAAGGTGCAGAGCAGAAAATGGTTGCCAACTGCCGTGCCTTCATTGCCCGCGACAACTGGCATGTTTACGCCGAACGTCTGCTTAAAATGTATGAATTCCCTGAGGTTCAAAGGAGGGCCGGAGTATGA
- a CDS encoding acyltransferase codes for MHNERSWEEVQTELADQSGESGILARSKAYKPYFLRFGRGVRIEEGCRFSHPGRIVLDDDTRINQGALIYGSGGIRLGRHCRIGPRTFIHSANHDISPSAEAFFERGYEYERVEIGDNCLISANVSILPGARLGAGCFVSCGGVVPRGLYEQNSFLTGVPARPRPRPTPEWHEAPAIAVIAAPESREAEAARLLVTSLGLPQVRVFAPDSPIPDSVHATLRLDGSEAEDDQWSISLPGRILDGDARLTHPFSMADTPLPSTGQHLVYPAIPENTAPETRAAILSLRAVLKRAEKGTANAPEELLILLWAFARQHSTSLEPFLDRLAAPHGLDTQPTTNSLIRKILDKAYGEKRLKRTLLTTLTAAGFPGGASVAARICKKYFSSSHEIVFALCLRCRTLLRAVWKERAQRLLKTPVPPVLGLYGLAAVMHGETEIHQQILSRLLSEDMYDAETGLIRNRSNSASYCYSPVLSGFLALTADQDIIADRLCSTTVRSRSWLVYEDADSDWKISTEHGTGAYVSPDRRQISSSLLTNWLDSLTVPDLEDGSYELNENNYSPNALILEQCWLALFRTMAAESGITLARILPWPQGYENALSITFDVDRNTSVEQARSLLDCQREHYNSACASWYFISEAEHSSGIPEFVRNNMQESGVHALGRRNETQGCGVTFHSGLRSDYWEGTRSIEWLERDNALYGEILSSQIGIPRPTLIDHGNTCRVTDVWLLPIRFPLEGATSDNSLDYFDRLGPRFEELLRLGGHAIICTHPDLRHGLLASLAERLDMRALWRVPVEAAVERCRRLLSYGAISTAETKDGGFALVSRYTIADVQVELFAPGAKKSRRICIQMNSGFPREVESCRQVEQNT; via the coding sequence ATGCATAATGAACGCTCATGGGAAGAGGTTCAGACAGAACTTGCCGACCAGTCAGGAGAATCGGGAATTCTTGCACGGTCCAAAGCATACAAACCATATTTTCTGCGCTTCGGACGGGGGGTGCGCATTGAGGAAGGCTGCCGTTTTTCCCACCCCGGACGCATCGTTCTGGACGACGATACCCGCATCAATCAGGGCGCGCTCATTTACGGAAGCGGCGGCATCCGCCTGGGGCGGCATTGCCGAATCGGGCCGAGGACCTTCATCCACAGTGCCAACCATGACATTTCTCCCTCTGCAGAAGCCTTCTTTGAAAGGGGATATGAATACGAGCGGGTTGAAATCGGCGACAACTGCCTGATTTCCGCCAACGTTTCCATACTGCCCGGCGCGCGTCTCGGGGCAGGCTGCTTTGTCTCCTGCGGAGGGGTCGTACCCAGAGGGCTTTACGAACAGAACTCCTTCCTGACAGGGGTTCCGGCCAGACCCCGTCCCCGCCCCACTCCGGAATGGCATGAAGCACCCGCCATAGCCGTCATCGCCGCCCCTGAAAGCCGCGAAGCAGAAGCCGCCCGCCTGCTCGTCACCTCGCTGGGGTTGCCGCAGGTCCGGGTTTTCGCCCCGGACAGCCCAATACCCGACTCCGTCCATGCCACACTCCGGCTGGACGGCAGCGAAGCTGAAGACGACCAGTGGAGCATATCCTTGCCTGGCCGTATTCTGGACGGCGACGCCCGGTTGACCCATCCATTTTCCATGGCGGACACGCCCCTGCCGTCCACGGGACAGCACCTTGTCTACCCGGCGATTCCCGAAAACACCGCCCCGGAAACGCGGGCAGCGATCCTGAGCCTGCGGGCAGTGCTCAAACGCGCGGAAAAAGGCACGGCAAACGCTCCCGAGGAACTGCTTATACTCCTTTGGGCCTTTGCCAGACAACACTCCACTTCTCTGGAACCGTTTCTGGACCGCCTTGCGGCACCGCACGGGCTGGACACACAGCCGACCACAAACAGCCTGATCCGGAAAATACTGGACAAAGCGTATGGAGAAAAAAGACTCAAACGGACGCTTTTAACCACTCTCACCGCTGCAGGATTTCCCGGCGGCGCAAGCGTAGCGGCCCGGATTTGCAAAAAATATTTTTCCAGCAGCCATGAAATTGTTTTCGCCTTATGCCTGCGCTGCCGCACCCTGCTCCGGGCAGTCTGGAAAGAGCGGGCACAGCGGCTGTTGAAAACTCCCGTTCCGCCGGTCCTCGGCCTGTACGGGCTTGCGGCTGTTATGCATGGGGAAACCGAAATCCACCAGCAGATCCTGTCCCGGCTGCTGAGCGAAGATATGTATGATGCGGAGACCGGCCTTATCCGCAACCGCAGCAACAGCGCATCCTATTGTTATTCTCCCGTGTTGAGCGGCTTTCTGGCCTTGACCGCTGATCAGGATATCATAGCTGATCGACTCTGCTCCACAACTGTCCGTTCCCGAAGCTGGCTGGTTTATGAAGATGCTGATTCAGACTGGAAAATCTCCACGGAACACGGAACCGGAGCTTACGTATCACCTGACAGACGCCAGATCTCCAGCTCCCTGCTGACAAACTGGCTTGACTCGCTGACTGTCCCCGATCTTGAGGACGGCAGTTATGAACTCAACGAAAACAATTATTCCCCGAACGCGCTTATACTTGAACAATGCTGGCTGGCCCTGTTCCGAACCATGGCAGCCGAATCCGGAATCACCCTTGCGCGAATCCTTCCATGGCCGCAGGGGTACGAGAACGCCTTAAGCATCACCTTTGATGTGGACCGCAACACTTCCGTAGAACAGGCACGGAGCCTGCTTGACTGCCAACGCGAGCACTATAACAGCGCATGTGCAAGCTGGTATTTCATTTCAGAAGCTGAGCACAGTTCCGGAATTCCCGAATTCGTACGCAACAACATGCAGGAGTCGGGCGTTCACGCCCTTGGCCGCCGGAACGAAACACAGGGCTGCGGCGTAACCTTCCACTCCGGCCTGCGTTCGGATTATTGGGAAGGAACCAGAAGCATTGAATGGCTGGAGCGCGATAACGCCCTGTACGGTGAAATTCTCTCCAGTCAGATCGGGATTCCGCGTCCGACTCTGATCGACCACGGTAACACCTGCCGGGTGACGGATGTTTGGCTCCTGCCCATACGATTTCCGTTGGAGGGGGCCACTTCGGATAATTCTTTGGACTATTTTGACCGTCTGGGGCCACGATTTGAGGAGCTGCTCCGTCTTGGAGGGCATGCCATTATCTGCACCCACCCGGATCTGCGGCACGGTTTGCTCGCCTCCCTTGCCGAGCGACTGGACATGCGCGCCCTGTGGCGGGTGCCTGTGGAGGCAGCTGTGGAGCGTTGCCGCCGCCTGCTTTCCTACGGCGCAATCTCGACAGCAGAAACAAAAGACGGCGGGTTCGCGCTGGTCAGCCGCTACACCATAGCCGATGTACAGGTAGAGTTATTTGCTCCCGGAGCTAAAAAGAGCCGCCGCATCTGCATTCAGATGAACAGCGGTTTTCCACGCGAGGTGGAGTCGTGTCGACAAGTTGAGCAAAACACATGA